A genomic window from Nocardia sp. BMG51109 includes:
- a CDS encoding ABC transporter substrate-binding protein, translated as MFPARHGRGVAAWAAVLTTAALLAGACGNGENIDEVRTVEGQTFDLSPEQSGRVRADKVDAIAAQVPQAIRDRGTLVVTGSSQTGPPLRFYASDDRTIVGSEVDFAYLVADILGLKPEVTAADWSQNFVRIDSGEVDAFISNVTVTEERKEKYDFATYRLDTIALEVAKDADWAMPDRKSLAGKRIGVGAGTNQEQLLVEWNTRNVAEGLPAIDIAYYQQQTDYYLALASRRIDGFLGPNPVAVYHSATSGETKIAATYSGAGDALQAEIAVLTKKDNGLNGAVHAALQHALDTGVYQKVLDRWGLRSEAVQQSRINPVGLPRRAG; from the coding sequence ATGTTTCCAGCCCGCCACGGCCGAGGTGTCGCCGCATGGGCCGCAGTACTGACGACCGCGGCACTGCTGGCCGGTGCGTGCGGCAACGGCGAGAACATCGACGAGGTCCGCACGGTGGAGGGACAGACCTTCGACCTGTCTCCGGAACAGTCCGGCAGGGTGCGCGCGGACAAGGTCGATGCCATCGCGGCGCAGGTGCCGCAGGCCATCCGCGACCGCGGCACGCTGGTGGTCACCGGATCCTCCCAGACCGGTCCGCCCTTGCGGTTCTACGCCAGTGACGACCGCACCATCGTCGGCTCGGAGGTCGATTTCGCCTATCTGGTCGCCGACATCCTCGGGCTGAAGCCGGAGGTGACCGCCGCGGACTGGTCGCAGAACTTCGTCCGGATCGATTCGGGCGAGGTGGACGCGTTCATATCCAATGTGACGGTTACCGAGGAACGTAAGGAGAAGTACGACTTCGCCACCTACCGGCTGGACACTATCGCCCTGGAGGTGGCGAAGGACGCCGACTGGGCGATGCCCGACCGGAAGTCGCTGGCGGGCAAGCGAATCGGCGTGGGAGCGGGCACCAACCAGGAACAGCTGCTGGTCGAATGGAACACGCGCAACGTGGCCGAGGGCCTGCCCGCCATCGATATCGCCTACTACCAGCAGCAGACCGACTACTACCTGGCGCTGGCCTCGCGCCGCATCGACGGATTCCTGGGGCCGAACCCGGTGGCCGTCTACCATTCGGCGACCTCCGGCGAAACGAAGATCGCCGCAACGTACTCCGGCGCCGGCGACGCACTCCAGGCCGAGATCGCGGTGCTCACCAAGAAGGACAACGGCCTCAACGGCGCCGTGCACGCGGCCCTGCAGCACGCCCTCGACACCGGTGTCTACCAGAAGGTCCTCGACCGCTGGGGCCTGCGGAGCGAGGCCGTGCAGCAGTCGCGGATCAATCCGGTGGGACTGCCGAGGCGGGCCGGGTGA
- a CDS encoding LLM class flavin-dependent oxidoreductase, with protein sequence MKFLLLTLITHQPDPVTGATESPAQRLRRVVDSARLAEELGYDGFAVGERHEDPFLSSAPPVVLSHIAALTSRIALFTGVTTLSLLDPVRAFEDYSTLDNLSEGRLELIIGKGNGAAQARLFHVTAEDQWDRNREGYELFRRLWAGESVTWSGRFRPPLSDAKALPRPLQPRLRIWHGSATSRDSVELAARQGDPVFSANVTYPVEPYAELVAHYRERWAAHGHDPAEALVGAGTAGLYVARESQDALAAYRPIFEARRAVSRKFGTPAVFETLEDFVERSSALVGSPQQVLDKVGLYHEALGHEVIHMSADSDGLTEKQHRESLELFQSEVAPELRRRIPSRPIGANRHTSDVLGDHR encoded by the coding sequence ATGAAATTCCTGCTGCTGACACTGATTACGCATCAACCCGACCCGGTGACGGGCGCCACCGAATCTCCCGCGCAACGGCTGCGCCGGGTGGTCGACAGCGCCCGGCTGGCCGAGGAACTGGGCTACGACGGCTTCGCCGTGGGTGAGCGGCACGAGGATCCGTTCCTGTCCTCCGCGCCGCCGGTGGTGCTCAGCCATATCGCGGCCCTCACCTCGCGTATTGCCCTGTTCACCGGCGTGACCACGCTGAGCCTGCTCGATCCGGTGCGGGCCTTCGAGGACTACTCGACGCTGGACAACCTGTCCGAGGGCAGGCTGGAGCTGATCATCGGTAAGGGCAACGGCGCCGCGCAGGCACGGCTGTTCCACGTGACGGCCGAGGACCAATGGGATCGCAATCGCGAAGGGTACGAGCTGTTCCGGCGGCTGTGGGCGGGCGAGAGCGTGACCTGGTCCGGCCGGTTCCGGCCGCCGCTGTCCGACGCCAAGGCGCTGCCGCGGCCGCTGCAACCGCGACTGCGGATCTGGCACGGCAGTGCCACCAGCCGGGACTCCGTGGAATTGGCCGCGCGGCAGGGTGATCCGGTGTTCTCGGCGAATGTGACCTACCCGGTGGAGCCCTATGCGGAGCTGGTCGCGCACTATCGCGAGCGCTGGGCGGCCCACGGGCACGATCCGGCCGAGGCCCTGGTCGGCGCGGGCACCGCCGGACTCTACGTGGCGCGGGAGTCGCAGGATGCGCTCGCGGCCTACCGCCCGATCTTCGAGGCGCGCCGGGCGGTGTCCCGGAAGTTCGGCACGCCGGCGGTTTTCGAGACGCTGGAAGATTTCGTGGAGCGCAGCTCGGCGCTGGTGGGCAGCCCGCAGCAGGTGCTGGACAAGGTCGGGCTCTACCACGAGGCGCTGGGGCACGAGGTGATCCATATGAGTGCCGACAGCGATGGTCTCACCGAGAAGCAGCATCGCGAAAGCCTCGAGCTGTTCCAGTCCGAGGTGGCGCCGGAGCTGCGCCGCCGCATTCCGAGCAGGCCGATCGGCGCGAACCGCCATACCTCCGATGTCTTGGGAGATCATCGATGA
- a CDS encoding ABC transporter substrate-binding protein, whose amino-acid sequence MKALAALITTLAATVALAGCGVDSGAGGDAGPPRPGGTVHYGLSLAPTCSDPAQSSTNQTLYVTRQIVDSLTDQDPATGEIRPWLADRWEVSPDARTFTFHLHPGVTFSDGTALTATSVQKNFDAVVNTLTGAKAPLAASYLAGYTGTTVPDPLTAEVRFAEPNAQFLQASSTPQLGILSEATTAKPAEQRCLGDDIGSGPFVYTDYRQGSSATLAKRAGYDWGSAVFGHRGEAYLDGIEFRVVPESGVRTGSLSSGQLDAISDALPQDVPLIEGSGGTVQFIANPGTPFGLQPNVTRGPLRDPAVRSALRTALDRRELVDTVLGPQFLPATSSLATKTPDYVDLSALLGNDPDTSRRTLDAAGWVPGGDGIRAKDGQRLSFEVLFSHAFAGNQAILELAQQQLRKVGVEIELQPATDSEYTARQNAKDFDAIYYNTTRADGDILRTTFGLDGRNLNVREPIPALDQALDGEQATTDAAARGKLIGDAQRLVLDNGLWIPTIELSQAIGVSAAVSDLKFEASSRLQFYDTWVHR is encoded by the coding sequence ATGAAAGCCCTTGCGGCCCTGATCACTACGCTCGCGGCGACGGTAGCGCTGGCGGGCTGTGGTGTCGACTCCGGTGCCGGTGGCGACGCGGGCCCGCCGCGGCCCGGCGGCACCGTGCACTACGGCCTGTCGCTGGCGCCGACCTGCTCGGATCCGGCCCAGTCCAGTACCAACCAGACCCTGTACGTCACCCGGCAGATCGTCGACTCGCTGACCGACCAGGATCCCGCGACCGGCGAGATCCGGCCCTGGCTGGCCGACCGCTGGGAGGTGAGTCCGGACGCCCGGACGTTCACCTTCCACCTGCATCCGGGAGTCACCTTCAGCGACGGCACCGCCCTCACCGCGACATCGGTGCAGAAGAACTTCGACGCCGTCGTGAACACTCTCACCGGGGCGAAGGCCCCTTTGGCGGCAAGCTATCTGGCCGGGTACACCGGGACCACGGTGCCCGATCCGCTCACCGCCGAGGTGCGGTTCGCCGAGCCCAACGCGCAGTTCCTGCAGGCATCGTCGACGCCGCAGTTGGGCATACTGTCGGAGGCCACCACCGCGAAGCCGGCCGAGCAACGCTGCCTCGGTGACGACATCGGCAGCGGGCCGTTCGTGTACACCGACTACCGGCAGGGCAGTTCTGCGACGCTGGCCAAGCGCGCCGGATACGACTGGGGCTCGGCGGTGTTCGGCCATCGGGGTGAGGCGTACCTGGACGGCATCGAGTTCCGCGTGGTGCCGGAGTCGGGGGTGCGGACCGGCAGCCTCTCGTCCGGGCAGCTCGACGCGATCAGCGACGCACTGCCACAGGATGTTCCGCTGATCGAGGGATCGGGCGGGACGGTGCAGTTCATCGCGAATCCGGGCACTCCGTTCGGGCTGCAGCCCAATGTCACGCGCGGGCCGCTGCGGGATCCCGCGGTGCGGTCGGCGTTGCGGACCGCCCTCGACCGCAGGGAACTGGTGGACACCGTGCTCGGGCCGCAGTTCCTGCCCGCGACCAGCTCGCTGGCGACGAAAACTCCGGACTACGTGGATCTTTCGGCGCTGCTGGGCAACGACCCCGACACCTCGCGCCGCACCCTGGACGCCGCCGGGTGGGTGCCCGGCGGTGACGGGATCCGGGCGAAGGACGGGCAGCGCCTGTCGTTCGAGGTGCTGTTCAGCCATGCCTTCGCCGGAAATCAGGCCATTCTCGAACTGGCCCAGCAGCAACTGCGCAAGGTCGGCGTCGAGATCGAACTGCAGCCCGCCACCGATTCGGAGTACACGGCGCGGCAGAACGCGAAGGACTTCGACGCGATCTACTACAACACCACCCGCGCCGACGGCGACATCCTGCGCACCACCTTCGGTCTCGACGGGCGCAATCTCAATGTGCGCGAGCCGATTCCGGCGCTGGATCAGGCGCTGGACGGCGAGCAGGCGACCACCGACGCCGCCGCGCGCGGGAAACTGATCGGCGACGCGCAGCGGCTGGTGCTCGACAACGGGCTGTGGATACCGACCATCGAGCTGTCGCAGGCGATCGGCGTGTCGGCGGCGGTCTCGGACCTGAAATTCGAGGCGTCGTCCCGGCTGCAGTTCTACGACACCTGGGTACACCGATGA
- a CDS encoding ABC transporter permease yields the protein MTRYVFLRVVQAVFVLWAAFTISFAVLYLLPSDPVQLAIDANPGTPLDPAAIAETKARYGLDRPLLEQYWTALTHAVQGDLGRSLATGQTVTGAFGEALPSTLALAGLSLVLAVVFGGALAVAAAYTQRPWLRSLLTSVPPVGAAMPTFWVGLLLLQLFSFRLRLVPAFGGAGLNGTILPAVTLAVPVGAVIAQVLYSGLSATWRQPFIDVAFAKGASRWWVQRRHVLRAAVGPALTVAGVWVGVVLAGSVVVETVFARAGVGRLTQTAVQAQDVPIVQGVVVFTALAFVLVNLVVDLMYPLLDPRVAATAGVGSAKARPSFRRAFGRNPRTVPEKEPREDGLMSGSCTRWRAAVGRRGGRADD from the coding sequence ATGACCCGGTACGTGTTCCTGCGGGTGGTACAGGCGGTGTTCGTGCTGTGGGCGGCGTTCACGATCTCGTTCGCGGTGCTGTATCTGCTGCCGTCGGATCCGGTGCAGCTCGCCATCGACGCCAACCCCGGCACGCCCCTGGATCCCGCCGCGATCGCGGAGACGAAGGCGCGGTACGGGCTGGATCGTCCGCTGCTGGAACAGTATTGGACGGCGCTGACGCACGCCGTGCAGGGTGATCTGGGGCGTTCGCTGGCGACCGGGCAGACAGTGACCGGCGCGTTCGGCGAGGCCCTGCCGTCCACGCTGGCTCTCGCCGGTCTGAGCCTGGTGCTGGCGGTCGTATTCGGTGGCGCCCTGGCGGTCGCGGCGGCGTATACGCAGCGTCCGTGGTTGCGTTCGCTGCTCACCTCGGTGCCGCCGGTGGGCGCCGCGATGCCCACGTTCTGGGTGGGACTGCTGCTGTTGCAGTTGTTTTCGTTTCGGCTGCGGCTGGTTCCGGCGTTCGGTGGTGCCGGGCTGAACGGGACGATCCTGCCTGCCGTGACGCTGGCCGTTCCGGTGGGCGCGGTCATCGCGCAGGTGCTCTACAGCGGTCTGTCGGCCACGTGGCGGCAGCCGTTCATCGATGTGGCCTTCGCCAAGGGGGCCTCGCGCTGGTGGGTGCAGCGGCGGCACGTGCTGCGCGCGGCCGTCGGGCCCGCGCTGACCGTGGCCGGGGTGTGGGTCGGCGTCGTGCTGGCCGGCTCCGTGGTGGTCGAGACGGTATTCGCGCGGGCGGGCGTGGGGCGTCTCACCCAGACCGCGGTGCAGGCCCAGGACGTACCGATCGTGCAGGGGGTCGTGGTGTTCACGGCGCTCGCCTTCGTGCTGGTGAACCTGGTGGTGGACTTGATGTATCCGCTGCTGGATCCGCGGGTCGCCGCGACTGCCGGAGTTGGTTCGGCGAAGGCGCGTCCGTCGTTCCGGCGGGCGTTCGGCCGGAATCCCCGGACGGTGCCGGAGAAGGAGCCGAGGGAGGACGGATTGATGTCTGGGTCGTGCACGCGGTGGCGAGCCGCGGTAGGTCGGCGGGGAGGGCGCGCTGATGACTGA
- a CDS encoding ABC transporter permease, with product MTDVSIVRGSVARPRWRTSVGVVLSGLVIVVVLGWAVVPSVFAGGDPLVGVPAEKLRGPSLEHWFGTDNLGRDLYTRVVHASGLSLTATVFAVVIGLVAGSVIGLVAGAAGGVVDAAVMRVIDVLLSVPELLLALALITVLGFGTGKVAVAVGLALVARFARVMRAEVLRVRRTAYVEAAFASGVRWYTVLTRHVLRNAYGPVAALAAVEFGVAVLAIASLSFLGYGAKPPVPEWGSLISEGRNYLATAWWMTTLPGLVIIAVVLAAQRFGRAFGQERM from the coding sequence ATGACTGACGTCTCCATTGTGCGGGGGTCGGTTGCGCGGCCGCGGTGGCGGACGTCCGTCGGCGTGGTGCTGTCGGGGCTGGTGATCGTCGTGGTGCTCGGCTGGGCGGTGGTGCCGTCCGTATTCGCCGGGGGCGACCCGCTCGTGGGTGTGCCGGCCGAGAAGCTGCGCGGGCCCAGCCTCGAACACTGGTTCGGTACCGACAACCTGGGCCGTGACCTTTATACGAGGGTGGTGCACGCGTCCGGATTATCCTTGACCGCAACGGTTTTCGCGGTTGTGATCGGACTGGTCGCCGGTTCGGTGATCGGGCTGGTGGCGGGCGCGGCCGGTGGCGTGGTCGACGCCGCGGTCATGCGCGTGATCGATGTGCTGCTGTCGGTTCCGGAGCTGCTGCTGGCGCTGGCCCTGATCACGGTGCTGGGGTTCGGTACCGGCAAGGTGGCCGTCGCCGTGGGGCTGGCGCTGGTGGCCCGCTTCGCGCGGGTGATGCGCGCGGAGGTGTTGCGGGTGCGGCGCACGGCGTATGTCGAGGCCGCCTTCGCCAGTGGGGTGCGCTGGTACACGGTGCTGACCCGGCACGTGCTGCGCAATGCGTACGGGCCGGTGGCGGCGCTGGCGGCGGTCGAGTTCGGGGTGGCGGTGCTGGCGATCGCGTCGCTGAGCTTCCTCGGTTACGGTGCGAAACCCCCTGTCCCGGAGTGGGGTTCGTTGATCTCGGAGGGACGCAACTACCTGGCCACGGCCTGGTGGATGACGACCCTGCCCGGCCTGGTGATCATCGCGGTCGTGCTGGCCGCCCAGCGTTTCGGCCGCGCCTTCGGACAGGAGCGAATGTGA
- a CDS encoding ABC transporter ATP-binding protein has protein sequence MSGSQTDREALLHIAGLRVEYGTGAARVTAVDDATLTIRPGETVALVGESGSGKSTLAHAVIGLLGAGGEVTAGRIEFAGRRLDRASQRILQGLRGTRIGLVPQDPAASLNPVLRIGDQVAEVLRIHGRADRRTASVEAVRLLTEAGLDRPELRARQYPQDLSGGQRQRVLIAIALACTPDLVIADEPTSALDVTVQRHILDHLAGRTAETGTATLLITHDLGVAADRADRIAVMRRGLIIETGTTAEVLGNPRHEYTGQLLAAAPSMDTALREPRARARKPLVEVSGLRKSFRIARGITLAAVDDVSLSVDRGETLALVGESGSGKSTTARMIARLTEPDSGSVHFDGRDITRLRGGSLRRLRRHIQIVYQNPYTSLNPALTVANIVSEPLRAFGAGDRHERRRLVGELLDQVALPADSAGRRPAQLSGGQRQRVAIARALALHPDLLVLDEPVSALDVSVQSQILDLLERLRDDLGLSYLFISHDLAVVRRISDRVAVMRDGAILETGTVADIFDTPEHGYTKELLAAIPGAVDRAPMESTA, from the coding sequence GTGAGCGGGTCGCAGACCGATCGGGAAGCATTGCTGCACATAGCAGGACTGCGCGTCGAATACGGCACGGGCGCGGCGCGTGTCACGGCGGTGGACGATGCCACGCTGACCATCCGTCCCGGTGAGACGGTCGCGCTGGTGGGGGAGTCCGGATCCGGGAAGTCGACGCTCGCCCACGCGGTGATCGGGCTGCTCGGTGCGGGAGGAGAGGTGACGGCGGGCCGGATCGAGTTCGCGGGCCGGCGGCTGGACCGGGCTTCGCAGCGAATCCTGCAGGGGCTGCGGGGAACTCGGATCGGCCTGGTCCCGCAGGACCCCGCCGCCTCGCTGAATCCCGTGCTGCGCATCGGCGATCAGGTCGCCGAGGTACTGCGCATTCACGGCCGGGCGGACCGCCGCACGGCCTCCGTCGAGGCGGTGCGGCTGCTGACGGAGGCCGGGCTGGACCGTCCGGAACTGCGGGCGCGCCAGTATCCCCAGGATCTTTCGGGCGGCCAGCGTCAGCGGGTGCTCATCGCGATCGCGCTGGCGTGCACCCCGGACCTCGTGATCGCCGACGAGCCCACCAGCGCACTCGATGTGACCGTGCAGCGCCACATCCTCGACCACCTGGCCGGGCGCACGGCCGAAACCGGCACCGCGACACTGCTGATCACACACGATCTCGGGGTGGCCGCCGATCGGGCCGACCGCATCGCGGTGATGCGGCGCGGGCTGATCATCGAAACCGGCACTACCGCAGAGGTGCTCGGCAACCCTCGGCACGAATACACCGGGCAGTTGCTGGCCGCCGCTCCGAGTATGGACACCGCGCTGCGGGAGCCCCGCGCCCGCGCGCGGAAACCGCTGGTGGAGGTGAGCGGGCTGCGCAAGTCCTTCCGGATCGCCCGCGGCATCACCCTCGCTGCCGTGGACGACGTCTCGCTGTCCGTCGACCGGGGCGAAACCCTGGCCCTGGTAGGCGAATCGGGATCGGGCAAGTCGACCACCGCCCGCATGATCGCCCGGCTGACCGAACCCGACAGCGGTTCGGTGCATTTCGACGGCCGCGACATCACGCGCCTGCGCGGCGGGTCGCTGCGGCGGCTACGACGACACATCCAGATCGTCTACCAGAACCCGTACACCTCATTGAATCCCGCGTTGACGGTGGCGAACATCGTGTCGGAACCCTTGCGGGCGTTCGGTGCCGGTGATCGGCACGAACGCCGCCGTCTGGTCGGCGAGCTGCTCGACCAGGTCGCGCTCCCGGCCGACAGCGCCGGCCGCCGCCCGGCCCAGCTCTCCGGCGGCCAGCGCCAACGGGTGGCCATCGCCCGCGCCCTGGCGCTGCACCCGGACCTCCTGGTCCTGGACGAACCGGTCTCCGCTCTGGACGTCTCCGTCCAGAGCCAGATCCTGGACCTGCTCGAACGCCTCCGGGACGATCTGGGCCTCAGCTATCTGTTCATCTCCCACGACCTGGCCGTGGTCCGCCGGATCAGCGACCGCGTGGCGGTGATGCGCGATGGTGCCATCCTCGAAACCGGCACCGTCGCAGATATTTTCGATACACCGGAGCACGGCTACACGAAGGAACTACTGGCGGCGATCCCCGGCGCCGTCGACCGTGCGCCGATGGAGAGCACGGCCTGA
- a CDS encoding acyl-CoA thioesterase domain-containing protein, with product MTDMPSLFTVDDDGRYVPQKWAYGRWGADMLNGPAICAAAARSLEREYGLADFVPARFTIDLFKAAKGQPLEVHTEAIRSGRRIHISSARVCQGDVEVAEARLVQLRAAEAPPGEEWHSEHPFDPPADAGLDWWFRSDHDWSTAMGDHQNAGRKSLWTVPLGAVEGEERSPFVQAVVAAESTSLATNWGSRGIGYINADLTVALDRVPVGDRIGLRAETHLTGSGLSIGTATLFDSRGPIGTGMVTAVANAAAQIDFTGE from the coding sequence ATGACAGATATGCCTTCCCTGTTCACGGTCGATGACGACGGGCGTTATGTTCCGCAGAAGTGGGCATATGGGCGCTGGGGGGCGGACATGCTCAACGGGCCGGCCATCTGCGCTGCGGCGGCTCGTTCGCTCGAGCGGGAGTACGGGCTGGCCGACTTCGTTCCGGCTCGGTTCACCATCGATCTGTTCAAGGCGGCCAAGGGGCAACCGCTGGAGGTGCACACCGAAGCCATTCGCTCCGGGCGGCGGATTCATATTTCCTCGGCGCGGGTGTGCCAGGGGGACGTCGAGGTGGCGGAGGCGCGTCTGGTCCAGCTCCGGGCGGCCGAGGCGCCGCCCGGGGAGGAATGGCATTCCGAGCATCCGTTCGACCCGCCCGCCGATGCCGGCCTGGATTGGTGGTTCCGCAGCGACCACGACTGGTCGACGGCCATGGGCGACCATCAGAACGCCGGGCGGAAGAGCCTGTGGACGGTGCCGCTGGGCGCGGTCGAGGGGGAGGAGCGCAGTCCCTTCGTGCAGGCGGTCGTCGCCGCCGAATCCACGAGCCTGGCGACCAACTGGGGTTCGCGGGGCATCGGCTACATCAACGCGGACCTGACCGTCGCCCTCGATCGCGTCCCCGTGGGCGACCGCATCGGCCTGCGCGCCGAGACCCACCTGACCGGCAGCGGGCTGTCCATCGGCACGGCAACGCTGTTCGACTCGCGCGGGCCGATCGGCACCGGGATGGTCACCGCGGTCGCCAATGCCGCCGCCCAGATCGATTTCACGGGGGAGTGA
- the proP gene encoding glycine betaine/L-proline transporter ProP codes for MEQSGSRRTAREVLQALPGHVRADVLRRLRRRGRPLALRDITVVDAGMLKRAVTAASLGNCMEWFDFGVYSYLAAVIGKVFFPNVGTGVQVLASFTTFAAAFLVRPLGGLYFGPLGDRIGRQKVLATTMLMMAASTFAIGFIPSYETIGIAAPILLLVCRMVQGFSTGGEYGGATTFVAEYSPDRRRGFLGSWLDFGTFTGYAAGSGIVTLLNATLGEVTVESWAWRLPFLIAGPIGVIGLYIRLKLEDTPAYQEQLDAHDREMSEQKSGGGRLKEVGVIFTRHWRAVLICIGLVLLYNVTNYMVTAYLPTYMTESLHRSTTTSDLLVLSSMALVVALITFVGRASDRFGRRPVYLIAAVAQVVLAYPCFLLIRQDGWVLPLVGILVLAALLAGFAGPTAATLPALFPTAIRYGAMGISFNIAVSAFGGTTPLANAALVEGTGDLMMPAYYLMISGVIGLVAALFLKESSLLPLKGSQPMVDTEEEAKELVDTSELALNQMNARGSGQ; via the coding sequence ATGGAGCAGAGCGGGAGCCGACGGACGGCGCGTGAGGTCTTGCAGGCCCTGCCCGGTCACGTGCGAGCCGATGTGCTCCGGCGCCTGCGCAGACGCGGACGGCCGCTGGCGTTGCGGGATATCACGGTGGTCGACGCGGGGATGCTCAAGCGGGCGGTGACCGCGGCGTCCCTCGGTAACTGCATGGAATGGTTCGACTTCGGCGTCTACAGCTATCTCGCGGCAGTCATCGGGAAGGTGTTCTTCCCGAATGTCGGTACGGGCGTGCAGGTTCTGGCCTCGTTCACGACCTTCGCCGCCGCCTTCCTGGTCCGGCCGCTCGGCGGACTGTACTTCGGCCCGCTGGGCGACCGGATCGGCCGCCAGAAGGTGCTGGCCACCACCATGCTGATGATGGCCGCCAGCACCTTCGCGATCGGCTTCATCCCGAGCTACGAGACGATCGGCATCGCCGCCCCGATCCTGCTGCTGGTCTGCCGCATGGTGCAGGGCTTCTCGACCGGCGGCGAGTACGGCGGCGCCACCACCTTCGTCGCCGAGTATTCCCCGGACCGGCGGCGCGGCTTCCTCGGCAGCTGGCTCGACTTCGGCACCTTCACCGGCTACGCCGCCGGCTCCGGCATCGTCACCCTGCTCAACGCCACCCTCGGCGAGGTCACCGTGGAGTCCTGGGCGTGGCGGCTGCCCTTCCTGATCGCCGGGCCGATCGGCGTCATCGGCCTCTATATCCGGCTCAAGCTGGAGGACACCCCGGCATACCAGGAGCAACTGGATGCGCACGACCGCGAGATGTCCGAGCAGAAATCCGGTGGGGGGCGGCTGAAGGAGGTCGGGGTGATCTTCACCCGGCACTGGCGGGCCGTGCTGATCTGCATCGGGCTGGTGCTGCTCTACAACGTCACCAACTACATGGTGACGGCCTACCTGCCGACCTACATGACCGAATCGCTGCACCGCTCCACCACCACCTCGGATCTCCTGGTGCTCAGCTCGATGGCGCTGGTCGTGGCGTTGATCACCTTCGTCGGCCGGGCCAGCGACCGCTTCGGGCGGCGGCCGGTGTATCTGATCGCGGCGGTGGCCCAGGTGGTGCTCGCCTACCCGTGCTTCCTGCTGATCCGGCAGGACGGGTGGGTGCTGCCGCTGGTGGGCATCCTGGTGCTGGCCGCGCTGCTGGCGGGCTTCGCCGGCCCGACCGCCGCCACCCTGCCCGCGCTGTTCCCGACCGCGATTCGGTACGGCGCCATGGGTATTTCGTTCAACATCGCGGTGTCGGCGTTCGGCGGGACGACCCCGCTGGCCAACGCCGCGCTGGTGGAGGGCACGGGCGACCTGATGATGCCCGCGTACTACCTGATGATCTCCGGCGTGATCGGCCTGGTGGCGGCGCTGTTCCTGAAGGAGTCGTCGCTGCTGCCGCTGAAGGGTTCGCAGCCGATGGTCGACACCGAGGAAGAGGCGAAGGAGCTGGTGGACACCTCCGAGCTGGCGTTGAACCAGATGAATGCGCGCGGTAGCGGGCAGTAG
- a CDS encoding CPBP family intramembrane glutamic endopeptidase, with the protein MRIRRWRRLYLGGEYAALFFGGATVYRARLRGTSPIPGLIALGGAVAGYLRRSADFDRDSLWRPEAFRAQARPMAALAGSSALALTAAVAAVRREHLFELPRRNPWLWLAVMVLYPVLSVYPQELIFRSFLFHRYAPVFGEGAGLVLASAAAFGYVHIAFGSWISVALSGIGGWIFATRYLRTRSLFTASVEHSIYGMLLFTVGLGEYFYHGADRVRLSAA; encoded by the coding sequence ATGAGGATTCGGCGGTGGCGTCGGCTGTATCTCGGCGGCGAGTATGCCGCGCTGTTCTTCGGCGGCGCCACCGTGTACCGGGCCCGGTTGCGCGGCACGTCCCCGATTCCCGGGCTGATCGCGCTGGGCGGGGCGGTTGCCGGCTACCTGCGGCGCTCGGCCGACTTCGACCGCGATTCGCTGTGGCGCCCGGAAGCGTTTCGCGCACAGGCGCGTCCGATGGCGGCGCTCGCGGGATCGAGCGCGCTGGCGCTGACCGCCGCGGTGGCGGCGGTGCGGCGCGAGCATCTGTTCGAGCTGCCGCGGCGCAACCCCTGGCTGTGGCTGGCGGTGATGGTGCTGTACCCGGTGCTCAGCGTGTATCCGCAGGAGCTGATCTTCCGGTCGTTCCTGTTCCACCGCTACGCGCCGGTCTTCGGCGAGGGCGCCGGGCTGGTGCTGGCGAGCGCCGCGGCGTTCGGATACGTGCACATCGCCTTCGGCAGCTGGATCTCGGTGGCGCTCAGCGGTATCGGCGGCTGGATCTTCGCGACCCGGTATCTGCGGACGCGGTCGCTGTTCACCGCGTCGGTCGAGCATTCGATCTACGGGATGCTCCTGTTCACCGTCGGCCTGGGGGAGTACTTCTACCACGGCGCCGACCGGGTCCGGCTGAGTGCGGCCTGA